Within Cnuibacter physcomitrellae, the genomic segment AGAGACCCCCGATCGCGAGCGGGGTCTGGGGCAGCAGCGGCGAGACGACCCGGGTGTCGGAGCCGAACGTCAGCACGACGAGCGACTGGAGCACGAGCAGCACGCCCGAGGAGGCGACCACCTTGGCCAGGGCGCCGGCGTTCCGGAGCGGGCGATACACGAGGAGGTACTGGAGGTACCCCAACAGGGCGGCGATCGCCAGGCAGATCAGCACGGCCAGCCAGCCGTCGATGCCCGATCCATCGCTCGTGAGCGGGATCTCGACGCCGAGGAACAGCCGTCCGCGGCTGGTCAGATCCCAGTACGCGTAGGCGATGAAGGCCGCTGTCGCGCCCGCGGCGAAGTTGATGACACCGGACGCCCGGAAGGTCAGCACCAGGCTGAGCGCCATGGTGGCGATCAGGGCGCCCGCACCCAGGCTGAGCAGGAGGAAGGTCAGGATTTCCACGAATCACTCGATTCCGGGGCATGCGGCGGGGGAGTCCCGCCGCATGCCCCTGGGTCGTCGTTCAGCTGGACCGTGCGGAGGTCACTTGCCGGGCAGGGCCAGGTCGCCGACGTCGAGACCCTTGCCGCCGGTCGGATCGGTCCATGTGCCGGAGCCCTCGTAGTTCACGGGGAACGCCGCCGTGGTGCACAGGCTCTGCGCGCCCTGAGCCGCGTACTGGCCGCAGTCGATCTTCTGGGGGCCGACGAACACCGGCCCGGTGAAGTTGTGCACCGCATCCCGGATCGCCTCGACGGACAGGTTGTCGTAGCCGACCTGGTTCAGCGCCCGGACCTGGCTGACGAACATCTGGAAGGTCCCGTTGGCGCCACCCGCCCGGTTGGCATCCGGCGAATAGGCGTCCATCACGGCGTTGTAGAGCTGCACGTCGGGGTCCTCGACGCCGATGGGGCTCTTCAGCGGCTGGATGTAGGTCCACTTCGGGTAGTCGCCGAGCGCGTCGGAGACCGAGGAGTCCTGGCAGAAGCCGAACGTCTCGACCGGGGCGGTCACGCCGAGCTGCTGGAGGGCTTCGGCGAACGGCACGCACGCGGTCGTGCTGCCGCTCATCACCACGGCATCGGCGCTCTGAGCGCCGGCGGAGGCGAGCGCGCTCGCCCACTCGGAGCTGTTGGTCGCCGGGACGGACTTGATGTCCATGCCGAACTGCGGGCCGAGCCCGGTGATGACCTGCGCGGCCGACGACGCGCCGGGGTCGGTGCCGTCGTAGACGAGCGCGATCTTCTTCGCCTTGAGGTAGTCGTTCGCGTAGACGACGACGCCCGGGCCGGTCGCGTAGGCGGCCGCCTCGTAGAAGGCGACGCCCGGCTGGTCGAGGTCGTTCGGGTTGAAGGTGCCCTGACCCACGACGTTCTTCGACTCACCGAGCGTCGTGTAGATGGGGCCGGTGCCCAGGACGGTCATCCCCAGCTGCACGGTGAGGATCTCGGGGTCGTTGGCGAAGTCCTGGGCGCACTTCTGTGCGTCCTCCTCGCCCTGCACGATGTTGCACTGGACGATCTCGACCGGGTGGCCGTCGACTCCGCCCAGCTGCTCGTTGATGAAGCGCACAGCGACCTGGGCGGCGTTCGTCGACTCGGGGAACGAGGGAACTCCTCCGTCGACGTTGATGAAGCCGATCTTCACCGGTGCGAGCGACGAGTCGGCGGCGCCGGCCTTGCCGCCGGTGTACTCGACGCCCAGGGCGATCTGGTCGGAGGTGAAGGTCGACGGGTCGACGGGCGTCGCCGCCGTGGTGGAGCCGCCGGACCCCGATCCGGAACAGGCGCTGAGCGCGAGCGCCAGGGCGAGCGCGGAGGCGACGACGAGCGGGGCGCTCCGTCTGAGGTGGGTCTTCATGTTCGGGTCTCCTTGATGGCGTCATCGGCATCGACCGCGGACCGGATGGGGCCCGGGTGTTGCGTGTCCTGAATATCAGGCTACGCGTCTTATTTTTTGAAGAATAGAACTCGGCGAGAATCTCGTCAAGAACGTCTTCCTGCTCCGCGACCCCGAAGACGACGATGCCGTGGGAGGGACCGGTTCTCGGTCCGCCCGACGGCATCGAAGGCCCCTCGCCGGGGCTGGCTCAGAACGGGTAGTCGGCGATCTCGGATCGGACGGTGAGCCACTGGGTCTCCGTGAACGCCTCGATGTTCGCCTCGGCGCCCCCGAAGCGCGAGCCGGTGCCGGAGTCGCCGAATCCACCGAAGGGTGCGTTCGCCTCGTCGGCGACGGTCTGCTCGTTGATGTGGACCTTGCCCGAGTCGATGCGGTCGGCGAGGGTCATCGCCATCCCGACGTCTCCGAGGATGCTCACCGAGAGACCGTAGGGGCTGCGACCGACGATCTCGACCGCCTCGTCCACGGTGCTGAACGGGATGACCGGGGCCACCGGTCCGAAGATCTCCTCGGACCAGGCCTCCATCTCGGTGGTCAGGCCCGACAGTACGGTCGGCCGATAGAAGAGGCCCTCATGGGTCCCGCCCGCCGACAGGGTGCCGCCCTGCGCGACGGTGCGCTGCACGATGCCGTCGATCCGCTCGACCTGGCCGGAGTCGATGATCGGACCGAGCGCGACCTGCTCGGTGGCGGGATCGCCGACAGGCAGGTGAGCAGCCTTCTCGGCGAGGAGCGCGACGTACTCATCGTGGAGCGACTCGTGCACGAGGTGGCGTCCTGTGGTCATGCAGATCTGACCCTGGTGGAGCCAGGAGCCGAAGGCGCCCGCCGAGGCGGCCTTGGCGAGGTCCGCGCCCGGGAGCACGATCAGGGCGTTGTTGCCCCCGAGCTCCAGATGGGCGCGCTTGAGGTGACGTGCCGCAGCCTCGCCCACCTTCCGGCCCGCCGGGGTCGAACCGGTGAACGACACGATCCGCACGGCGGGCGCTTCGACCAGCGCCGCGCCGACGTCCGCCCCACCGGGCAGGAGCTG encodes:
- a CDS encoding ABC transporter substrate-binding protein, whose protein sequence is MKTHLRRSAPLVVASALALALALSACSGSGSGGSTTAATPVDPSTFTSDQIALGVEYTGGKAGAADSSLAPVKIGFINVDGGVPSFPESTNAAQVAVRFINEQLGGVDGHPVEIVQCNIVQGEEDAQKCAQDFANDPEILTVQLGMTVLGTGPIYTTLGESKNVVGQGTFNPNDLDQPGVAFYEAAAYATGPGVVVYANDYLKAKKIALVYDGTDPGASSAAQVITGLGPQFGMDIKSVPATNSSEWASALASAGAQSADAVVMSGSTTACVPFAEALQQLGVTAPVETFGFCQDSSVSDALGDYPKWTYIQPLKSPIGVEDPDVQLYNAVMDAYSPDANRAGGANGTFQMFVSQVRALNQVGYDNLSVEAIRDAVHNFTGPVFVGPQKIDCGQYAAQGAQSLCTTAAFPVNYEGSGTWTDPTGGKGLDVGDLALPGK
- a CDS encoding benzaldehyde dehydrogenase: MSLLTDNTWAGTIFTGEWREGRGGTRSVLSPGSGDTLAEIGFADPQDVAEAAAGASRAQKEWAAALPSERAAVLRRAGILFQQHAEEIIDWVIREAGSIPAKAGIEAATAADECFEAAALPTHPHGQVLPSNVDHWSFSRRRPAGVVAVISPFNFPLVLSIRSVAPALALGNAVLLKPDPRTTVSGGVIIARIFEEAGLPAGVLQLLPGGADVGAALVEAPAVRIVSFTGSTPAGRKVGEAAARHLKRAHLELGGNNALIVLPGADLAKAASAGAFGSWLHQGQICMTTGRHLVHESLHDEYVALLAEKAAHLPVGDPATEQVALGPIIDSGQVERIDGIVQRTVAQGGTLSAGGTHEGLFYRPTVLSGLTTEMEAWSEEIFGPVAPVIPFSTVDEAVEIVGRSPYGLSVSILGDVGMAMTLADRIDSGKVHINEQTVADEANAPFGGFGDSGTGSRFGGAEANIEAFTETQWLTVRSEIADYPF